In the Sus scrofa isolate TJ Tabasco breed Duroc chromosome 6, Sscrofa11.1, whole genome shotgun sequence genome, one interval contains:
- the ZFPM1 gene encoding LOW QUALITY PROTEIN: zinc finger protein ZFPM1 (The sequence of the model RefSeq protein was modified relative to this genomic sequence to represent the inferred CDS: deleted 2 bases in 1 codon): MSRRKQSNPRQIKRSLGDMEAGEEAQAADTSLLEREATALEPEALGEPEPLSPSSPGASSPPTPPPPPTSPGGPEETEGQEPEARLEEAGSPWSGPDELELVLQDGQRCVRARRGLAEGLSWGPFCGSIQTGASSPGQVELSPAPTLLLEDEACWLRTLPRALTEAEANAEIHRKDEALWCRLIRPVPAGGRLSVLLAAEPRAAPTHPVKKEPVEPESPAPAHADIQLLPQQAGMASILATAVVNKDVFPCKDCGIWYRSERNLQAHLLYYCASRQGAASPATATPDEKPKETYPNERVCPFPQCRKSCPSASSLEIHMRSHSGERPFVCLICLSAFTTKANCERHLKVHTDTLTGVCHSCGFISTTRDILYSHLVTNHMVCQPGSKAEIYSPGAGHPAAKLPPDSVAGFQQHTALHGPLASADLGLMPAKSPGLDRKALAEATNGEARAGPQNGGGSEPAAAPRSIKVEAAEELEAEPGPPAPSRTPSPPSPGPGLGPVHVKAELSSPTPGSSPGPGALFLTQLPAAPPASEILAKMSELVHSRLQAGAGVGAPAGLFAGAPKGATCFECDITFNNVNNFYVHKRLYCSGRRPPDDAPPARRPKAPSAPPRAEADAPHSSPGPGAREDEAGSTAEAEAEADAGGRGSEGSPSPSSGAEEDDDPRRTLCEACNIRFSRHETYTVHKRYYCASRHDPPPRRPAPTGTPGPAAPPVRTRRRRKLYELHAAGPAPPPAGPAPSPAGPAPRRRQARPRAAGVAGAAARKRGRERLDPVDCPIDLSKKPRRQALAIAGPGPAPSLPALADYHECTACRVSFHSLEAYLAHKKFSCPATPRRLRAAPEDSPAVVCPYCPPNGVVRGDLIEHFRLAHGLLLGKPPAGAGAEARTPSPAAPRDGLNGQDLREAPVGSPRPGPPPASSPEAVPAPPSHSDKGVQTPSQGTPAPVPNGNHRYCRLCNIRFSSLSTFIAHKKYYCSSHAAEHVK; this comes from the exons GTTCCCTCGGAGACATGGAGGCCGGAGAAGAGGCCCAGGCCGCGGACACCAGCCTCCTGGAGCGGGAGGCCACAGCGCTGGAGCCAGAGGCCCTGGGGGAGCCTGAGCCCCTGAGCCCTTCCAGCCCAG GTGCCAGTTCTCCGCCGACACCACCACCGCCCCCCACGTCCCCAGGAGGCCCCGAGGAGACGGAGGGTCAGGAGCCAGAGGCGAGGCTGGAGGAGGCCGGCAGCCCCTGGAGCGGCCCAG ATGAGCTGGAGCTGGTGCTGCAGGACGGACAGAGATGCGTGCGGGCCCGGCGGGGCCTCGCCGAGGGCCTGTCCTGGGGCCCGTTCTGCGGGAGCATCCAGACCGGAGCCTCATCTCCTGGACAGGTGGAACTG AGCCCGGCCCCAACGCTGCTGCTGGAGGATGAGGCCTGCTGGCTGAGGACGCTGCCCCGGGCCCTGACCGAGGCTGAAGCCAACGCGGAGATCCACAGGAAGG ATGAAGCCCTGTGGTGCAGGCTCATCAGGCCGGTGCCAGCGGGTGGACGGCTGAGTGTGCTCCTGGCAGCCGAGCCCCGAGCCGCCCCAACTCACCCTGTGAAGAAGGAGCCAGTGGAGCCCgagagcccagcccctgcccacgcCGACATCCAGCTCCTCCCGCAGCAGGCCGGCATGGCCTCCATCCTGGCCACAGCCGTCGTCAACA AAGACGTCTTCCCCTGCAAGGACTGCGGGATCTGGTACCGCAGCGAGCGGAACCTGCAAGCCCACCTCCTCTACTACTGCGCCAGCCGCCAGGGTGCTGCCTCCCCAGCCACGGCCACCCCCGACGAGAAGCCCAAGGAGACCTACCCCAACGAGCGCGTGTGCCCCTTCCCCCAGTGCCGCAAAAGCTGCCCCAGTGCCAGCTCCCTGGAGATCCACATGCGCAGCCACAGCG GCGAGCGCCCCTTCGTGTGTCTCATCTGCCTGTCCGCCTTCACCACCAAGGCCAACTGTGAGCGGCACCTGAAGGTGCACACGGACACACTGACCG GTgtctgccacagctgcggcttcaTCTCTACCACAAGGGACATCCTCTACAGCCACCTGGTGACCAATCACATGGTCTGCCAGCCGGGCTCCAAGGCTGAGATCTACTCGCCAGGGGCCGGCCACCCCGCTGCCAAGCTCCCCCCAG ACAGTGTGGCTGGCTTCCAACAGCATACGGCGCTGCATGGCCCTCTGGCCTCTGCTGACCTGGGCCTGATGCCCGCAAAATCGCCAGGACTGGACAGGAAGGCCCTGGCCGAGGCCACCAACGGAGAGGCCAGAGCGGGCCCCCAGAACGGGGGCGGAAGTGAGCCCGCAGCGGCTCCCCGGAGTATCAAGGTGGAGGCCGCAGAGGAGCTTGAGGCGGAGCCAGGACCCCCGGCCCCTTCGCGAACACCGTCACCGCCCAGCCCCGGTCCCGGCCTTGGCCCGGTGCACGTGAAGGCAGAGCTGTCCAGCCCCACTCCCGGCTCCAGCCCCGGGCCGGGTGCGCTCTTCCTGACGCAGCTGCCTGCAGCACCGCCGGCCTCCGAAATTCTGGCTAAGATGTCCGAGCTGGTGCACAGCCGGCTGCAGGCGGGAGCGGGTGTGGGTGCGCCGGCCGGCCTCTTCGCGGGGGCCCCCAAGGGCGCCACATGCTTTGAATGCGACATCACCTTTAACAACGTCAACAACTTCTACGTACATAAGCGCCTCTACTGCTCCGGCCGCCGCCCACCCGACGACGCACCCCCGGCCCGCAGACCCAAGGCGCCCTCCGCGCCGCCGCGCGCGGAGGCCGACGCGCCGCACTCGTCACCCGGCCCCGGGGCGCGGGAGGACGAGGCGGGGAGCacggccgaggccgaggccgaggccgacgCGGGCGGCCGGGGCAGCGAAGGCAGCCCGAGCCCAAGCAGCGGGGCGGAGGAGGACGACGACCCCCGCCGGACGCTGTGCGAGGCCTGCAACATCCGCTTCAGCCGCCACGAGACCTACACGGTGCACAAGCGCTACTACTGCGCCTCGCGCCACGACCCGCCGCCTCGCCGGCCAGCGCCCACGGGGACCCCCGGGCCT GCCGCGCCGCCCGTGCGCACGCGCAGGCGCCGCAAGCTCTACGAGTTGCACGCGGCcgggcccgccccgcccccggctggCCCCGCCCCGTCCCCAGCCGGCCCCGCCCCTCGACGCCGCCAGGCCCGCCCCCGAGCCGCCGGCGTCGCCGGCGCCGCGGCCCGGAAGCGGGGGCGGGAGCGCCTGGACCCGGTGGACTGCCCCATCGACCTGAGCAAGAAGCCCCGGCGCCAGGCCCTCGCCATCGCCGGGCCCGGGCCCGCGCCCAGCCTGCCAGCCCTGGCCGACTACCACGAGTGCACGGCCTGCCGCGTGAGCTTCCACAGCCTCGAGGCCTACCTGGCGCACAAGAAGTTCTCGTGCCCCGCCACCCCGCGCCGCCTGCGCGCCGCCCCGGAGGATTCGCCCGCCGTCGTCTGCCCCTATTGCCCCCCGAACGGCGTGGTGCGCGGCGACCTCATCGAGCACTTCCGCCTGGCGCACGGCCTGCTGCTGGGCAAGCCCCCGGCCGGCGCCGGCGCCGAGGCCCGGACGCCCTCGCCCGCCGCCCCCCGCGACGGCCTGAACGGCCAGGACCTACGGGAGGCGCCCGTCGGCAGCCCCCGGCCCGGCCCTCCCCCAGCCTCGTCCCCCGAGGCTGTGCCGGCGCCCCCCTCGCACTCGGACAAGGGCGTGCAGACCCCCAGCCAGGGGACGCCGGCCCCCGTGCCCAACGGCAACCACAGGTACTGCCGCCTGTGCAACATCAGGTTCAGCAGCCTGTCCACCTTCATCGCCCACAAGAAGTATTACTGCTCCTCGCACGCGGCCGAGCACGTGAAGTGA